Proteins found in one Quercus robur chromosome 2, dhQueRobu3.1, whole genome shotgun sequence genomic segment:
- the LOC126701134 gene encoding uncharacterized protein LOC126701134: MTWAFWYNCPVDLSTSYCDLVDIALDFIAKGSPNDLELFFAVTWSIWWNRNQAIHEDSGSPPIHAWEMTGGVLAEYKAACSCPRLSQSIPQSKWKAPPTGFIKINTDATAFEDGRKSCIGVVIRDNMGEVLAASNKALPTSYLAEISKAPAMQDGVLLATEMEVSHAIFESVALSIILAINGGIHGGELGHIIRNIREVAALFTWCSFKHLKREGNRVAHELAKVAGNSGVSQVWKMSFPSFLKHLLIEDLCL; this comes from the coding sequence ATGACTTGGGCATTTTGGTACAATTGTCCTGTGGACCTCTCTACTTCTTATTGTGACTTGGTGGATATTGCCTTAGATTTTATTGCAAAAGGCTCCCCGAATGATTTAGAGCTCTTCTTTGCTGTTACCTGGTCTATTTGGTGGAATCGCAATCAAGCAATCCATGAGGACTCGGGTTCCCCTCCAATTCATGCTTGGGAAATGACAGGTGGAGTCTTGGCCGAATACAAGGCAGCTTGCTCATGTCCGAGGTTATCTCAGTCCATTCCTCAGTCCAAGTGGAAAGCTCCACCTACGGGCTTCATTAAAATTAACACTGATGCAACAGCTTTTGAAGATGGGAGGAAATCGTGCATCGGTGTAGTCATTCGCGATAACATGGGTGAAGTTCTAGCAGCTTCAAACAAGGCTCTGCCCACGTCATACTTGGCTGAGATCTCAAAAGCTCCAGCCATGCAAGATGGTGTGCTTCTCGCAACGGAAATGGAAGTCTCCCACGCTATTTTTGAGTCTGTCGCCTTATCCATTATTCTAGCAATTAACGGTGGAATCCATGGTGGTGAGCTTGGGCACATAATCAGAAACATTAGAGAAGTGGCTGCTTTGTTTACCTGGTGTTCTTTTAAACATTTGAAAAGGGAAGGCAACAGAGTTGCCCATGAGCTTGCAAAGGTAGCTGGGAATTCTGGTGTTTCACAGGTTTGGAAAATGTCTTTTCCAAGTTTTCTTAAGCATCTTCTTATTGAGGATCTCTGTTTGTAA